TGGCGCACTGCGTGCAGCAGATCGACGGCGCGCTGGCCGGCCTGAAGGCGGACGACGTGCGCAAGCTGGTGATCGCGTACGAGCCGGTCTGGGCGATCGGTACCGGCGAGGTCGCCACCCCCGAGGACGCCCAGGAGGTCTGCGCCGCGATCCGGGCCCGGCTGGAGGAGACTTTCTCGCCGTCCGTGGCCGACGCGGTACGGATTCTGTACGGGGGGTCGGTGAAGATGAGCAGTGCAGGTGGCATCATGGCCCAGCCGGATGTCGACGGCTGCCTGGTGGGCGGTGCAAGCCTTAAGGTGGACGAGTTCGCCGGTATCTGCCGTTACCTGGACCTTCAGTTAGGCTACTCCTCGTGATTCTCGCTTTTCAGATCGTCGTCGTCATCTGCAGCCTGATCCTGACGCTGCTCGTGCTGCTGCACAAAGGCCGCGGTGGTGGCCTTTCCGACCTGTTCGGTGGTGGGGTCTCGTCCAGCCTGGGCGGTTCCTCGGTCGCCGAGCGGAACCTCGACCGGATCACGATCGGCGTCGGCCTGATCTGGTTCGCGGCCATCGTCGCGCTCGGCCTGCTGTACAAGCTCGGCTGAGAGGGGAGTAGCTCCCATGCCTGGTGGTGGCAGTGCGATTCGAGGTAGCCGGGTCGGCGCCGGACCGATGGGCGAGGCGGAGCGCGGCGACACCGCGCCCCGGCAGCGCGTCGTGTTCTTCTGTGCCAACGGACACGAGACCGCGACCGTTTTCGCGGTCGAGGCAGCGGTCCCGGAGGCCTGGGACTGTCCGAGGTGCGGTCTGCCGACCAGCACCGACGTCAACAACCCACCGCCGCCCACCAAGATCGAGCCGTACAAGACGCACCTCGCCTACGTGAAGGAGCGTCGCAGCGAGTCCGAAGCCGCCGAGATCCTCGAAGAGGCTCTCGAGAAGCTCCGGGCCCGCCGCGCCCGCGGCGAAGTCATCTTCTGAGCACGACAAACCCGGGCGGTCCCTGGAGAAGGGGCCGCCCGGGTTTGTCGTGCCTCAGGAAGACTTCAGCCGCGAGGCCGCGGCGTCGTCCAGTAGCCAGAGGGTTCGGTCGAGGCCCCTCGGAGTCGCAGCTGGGACGTCGCCACCTGATACGGCCGTCGCCACCGCGTCCGCCTTGTCGTCGCCCGACACCACGAACCAGACCTCGCGTGACCGGCCCAGCGTCGGGAACGTCAGCGAAACCCGCGTCGGCGGAGGCTTGGGGGAGTCGTGGACAGCGACCGCCCACCGGTCCTGCTCGGCCAGCTCCGGATAGCCAGGGAACAGCGACGCCACGTGCCCGTCCGGTCCCACGCCCAGCATCAGTACGTCGAAAGTCCGCACTCCGCTGGCCGCCAGTTCGGCCGCGTAAGCCTCAGCCGCCGCCTCCGGCCCCTGACCGCTGTCAGCCGCCATCGGGTGCACGCGCGCCGGATCGACGTCGACATGGGACAGCAGCGCGTCCCGAGCCTGGGTCTCGTTGCGCTCGGGATCGCCGGCGGGCAGGAAGCGTTCGTCGCCCCACCAGAACTCCACCCGCCGCCAGTCGATCGCGTGCCGCGCCGGGGACTCCGCCACGGCTCCGTAGACCTTCGCCGCGACGCGGCCGCCGGTGAGCACCACCTGCGCGATGCCACCGGCGACCTGGGCGTCGATCAGCCGGGTGATCAGCCTGGCCGCGACGGCGTGGACCAGGCCCTCGGCGTCGCGGTTGAGCAGGATCTCGGGCGAACTCATCAGCGCCCCGCCACCTTCTTCGCAGCCGCCTTCCGGGCCGGCGCCTTCTTCGCGACGGCCTTCTTGGCGGTCGCCGACTTGCGCGCCGACTTCGCCGCCGCGCTGGCCTTCTTGGCCACCGTCTTCTTGGCCGCGGTCTTCCGGCCGGCCGTCTTCTGAGCGGTAGAAGACTTCTGAGCGGACGAGGACGCCCGGCCCCCACCTGACCGGGCGGCGGCCTCGAGTTCCGGCGAGGCGGCCTTGCCCGAGACCTTCGTCGTACGGGCTGCTGCCTTCTCTGCCGCGGTCTGTGCGGACCGTCGGTCGACATCGCTGACCGTCTTCGCCGACGCGGGCATCTTCTCCCGCTCGACGAGGCAGCCGAGCGTCTGCGCGTACACGTCGTCAGGGTCGAGTCGCCGCAGTTCCTCGCTCAGCAGCTCCGAGGTGTTCCGCCGCTTCAACGCGACGGGCCGGTCCGGCTGGCCAGGAATGCTGAACGTCGCCACCGCACCGTCCGGCCGCGTCAACGCGATCGGCCCGGCGGGCGTGAACATCCGTACGGCGGTGATGCCGGGCCCTCGCGAGTTCCGCTGCTCCACCGGTACGCCGAGGCGGCACTGCAGCCAGGCGGCCATCAGATCCGCACTCGCGTTGCCCTTGGCCGACACCACCTCGGCGCCGGTCACCTTCGTCGGGTACTGGTCGAGCGCCGCGGCCATCAAGGCACGCCAAGGCGTCAGTCGGCTCCACGCGAAGTCGGTGTCGCCCGGCGCATAGCCCTCCGCCCGCGCGGTGAAGTCCGCGCCCCGCCGGGTCGCGGCCGCATCGGTGACCCGGCGACGGCCGAGTGCGCCGAGCGGGTCCTCGTTCGGAACCTTCGGCCCGCCTCCTGGCCACCAGACGATGACGGGGGAGTCGGGCAGCAGCAGCGGGGTGATGACGGACTCGGGCACCTTGGCCAGCTCGCCGTGCAGCCGCAGCAACACCGCCTCGCCCGGAATCCCTTCACCGACGCGTACTTCGGCGTCGAGGCCACCCGCGCCGCGCCCAGGCCGCAGGATCGCCACCAGCACCCGTGACGGGTGCTCGCGACCGGCTTCGTTCGCCGCCTTCATCGCGTCGTGGTGCGAGGCCTCGTCGACGACCACCACGATGGTGCCGACCATGCCCATCGCCGGTGAGCCGGCGTTGCGGCGGGCTCTCAGCAGGGCCGAGGCGATCTCCGCCGACGTGGTGCTGGTGAGGTCGATGATCATGGCCGCCTCCAGGCGCGTCCGTCGCGGGCGAGCATCTCGTGGGCGGAGTCGGGTCCCCAGGCACCGGAGGCGTACTGCTCCGGCTTGCCGTGTTCGGCCCAGTAGTTGATCACCGGGTCGAGGATCTTCCAGCCGAGTTCGACCTCCGTGTGCTGCGGGAACAGCGGCGGGTCGCCGAGCAGTACGTCGAGGATGAGCCGCTCGTACGCCTCGGGGGAGGACTCGGTGAAGGACCCGCCGTACGCGAAGTCCATGTTCACGTCGCGGATCTCCATCATCGTGCCGGGGACCTTCGCCCCGAACCGCATGGTGATGCCCTCGTCCGGCTGGATCCGCATCACCAGCGCGTTCTGGCCGAGTTCCTCGGTCTCCGTCTTGGTGAACGGCAGGTGTGGCGCGCGCTTGAACATCACGGCCACCTCGGTGACGCGGCGCCCCAGCCGCTTGCCGGTCCGCAGGTAGAACGGCACGCCGGCCCAGCGGCGGGTGTCCACGTCGACGCGCAGCGCGGCGAAGGTCTCCGTGGCCGAGTCGGCGGGAATCCCGTCCTCCTGCAGGTAGCCCTTCACCTTCAGGCCACCGGCCCAGCCCGCGGCGTACTGACCGCGTGCCGTGTGCAGGTCGAGGCGCTCCGGCAGCTTCACGGCCGCCAGCACCTTCTTCTTCTCCTGGCGCAGCGACCAGGCGTCGAAGCTGACCGGCTCCTCCATCGCGATCAGCGCGAGCAACTGGAGGAGGTGGTTCTGGATCACGTCGCGGGCGGCGCCGATGCCGTCGTAGTACCCGGCGCGGCCGCCGATGCCGATGTCCTCGGCCATCGTGATCTGCACGTGGTCGACGTAGTGGCTGTTCCAGACCGGCTCGAACATGGCGTTGGCGAACCGCAGCGCCAGCATGTTCTGGACGGTCTCCTTGCCCAGGTAGTGGTCGATCCGGAAGACCGCCTCGGGCGGGAAGACGGACTCGACCACCCGGTTCAGTTCCCGGGCGCTCTTCAGGTCGTGCCCGAACGGCTTCTCGATCACGACCCGGCGCCACGAGCCCGGGGTCTCCTTGGTCAGCCCGTGCTCGTTCAGCTGCTGCACGACCTGCGGGAACAGCCCCGGCGGGATGGACAGGTAGAAGGCGTGGTTGCCGCCCGTACCGCGGTTGACGTCGAGCTCGTCCACGGTTTCCTTGAGCCGCTTGAACGCCTCGTCGTCGGTGAGGTCACCCGGAACGAAGCGGAAGCCCTCGGCGAGCTGCTGCCAGACCTCCTCGCGGAACGGCGTCCGCGCGTGCTCCTTGACGGAGTCGTGCACGATCTGGGCGAAGTCCTGGTTGCTGAAGTCACGCCGGGCGAAGCCGACCAGGGCGAAACCGGGCGGCAACAGGCCCCGGTTCGCCAGGTCGTACACCGCCGGCATCAGCTTCTTGCGAGCCAGGTCACCGGTGACGCCGAAGATCACCAGGCTGCAGGGCCCGGCGATCCTGGGGAGCCGCCGGTCCTGGGGATCCCGCAGCGGGTTCACCGGGGCGGTGGGCTCCTCGTCGAGCTCTGCGGTCATGCGCCGCCGTCCTCCGATTTGTCAGGTGCGTCGAGTAGGGAGATCAGCTGCTCCACCCCGGCGGCGGGATCGGTGAGGTGCAGCCGTAGTACGGGACGGCCACGGTCGGCCAGTACGCCGGCGTCGCCCGCGGCCTGGGCCGAGATCAGGGTGCCGAACGAGAACGGGCGGTCCGGGATCTCGACGTCGGTCGATTCCGACGAGGTGATCTGCAGGAACACACCCTGCGGGTGGCCGCCCTTGTGGTACTGCCCGGTGGAGTGCAGGAACCGCGGTCCCCAGCCGAATGTGACCGGCCGGCCGGTACGGCTGCTCAGAGCGGGGCGGATGGAGATCAGGTTCTCGTCGCGCTCGGAGTCCAGGTACGCCATCACAGCGAGGTAGCCGTCCTCGCCGAGCTTGCTCAGCAGCGAGTCGAGCGCACCCTTGACCGTGTCGACGCCGTCGAGCAGACCCTCGGTCGCCCTGACCTCTACAGCACCGTCGGTGAAGGCAGCAGCCTCCGGCTCGGGCTGAGCATCCAGCAGACCGCGGGCGGCCTTCTTGGCGCTCTCCACGTCCGGCTGGTCGAACGGGTTGATCCCGAGCAGGTAACCGGCCACAGCAGTGGCCGTCTCCCACAACAGCATCTGCCCGCCGAGCGAACCAGACGTCAGAGCAGTCGGTACGTCACTGGTCGCCTTGTCGGCCAGCAGCGCGTTGGTGATGTCCGGCGCGTTGCTGTGCAGCTCCGGTGCGTGCAGGCCCTTCACTGCGACGGGCAGCACGCCGGTGCCGTTCTTTCCGGTGCTCTCGGCAATCAACTGCTCAGCCCAGTCGGGGAACCCGACGATGTCGGTGCCGTCGGCCGTGATGATCGCCTTGTCCCGGCCCGGGCTGCCGGCCAGTACTGCGCCCAGCAGCAGCGCCGGGTTGTCCGCGGAGTCGGCCTGCAAGACGGGAGCGGCCTCGGCCGCTTGGTCCAGCAGCTCAGCGATGTCGGCGCCCGCAAGCCCCGACGGGACGAGCCCGAAGGCGGTGAGCGCGCTGTAGCGTCCACCGACGTTGGGGTCGGCCAGGAAGGTCTTGCGGTAGCCCTCGTCGGCCGCGAGCTTCTCGAACGGCGATCCCGGATCCGTCACGACGACGACCCGCGAGGCCGCGTCGATCCCCGCGTCCGCGAACGCCTTGACGAACACCCGCCGCTGACTGTCGGTCTCGACCGTGCCGCCCGACTTGCTCGACACGACGATCACGGTGCGCTGCAGGTCGCCCGCCAGCGCCCGCGCGATCACGCTCGGGTTGGTCGAGTCCAGGACGACGAGCTCGACGCCGGCCGTCTTGGTGATCACCTCGGGAGCCAGTGACGAACCGCCCATGCCCGCGAGCACGATCCGGTCCAGGCCCTCGGCGCGCAGGTCGGCCAGCAGTGCCTCGATCTCGGCCAGCAGTGGCCGCGACGTCTCGTGCAGGTCGACCCAGTTGAGCCGGATCGCCGACTCGGACTCGGCCTCCGGACCCCAGACGGTGGCGTCCTTGGCCGCGATCCGGGAGGCGATCTTCTCCGCGACGAGCCGCTCGATCGTCTCGGCCCAGTCGCCGTTGACTGCGGTGACGGTCGGAGCGCTCACTTGGTGGCCGCCTTGAGGGCCGACGTGACGGTGTCCTGCAGCTCGGTCCAGGAGGCGTCGAACTTGCTGACGCCCTCGTCCTCGAGCACCTGGACGACCTCGTCGTACGAGATGCCGAGTGCCTCGAGGTCCGCGATCACCTTGCGGTCGGCGTCGTACTTGCCGCGCACGGTGTCACCCGGCACCTCGCCGTGGTCGGCGAACGCGTCGATGGTTGCCTGCGGCATCGTGTTCACGACGCCGCGGGTGATCAGCTGCTCGACGTACATGGTGTCCTTGTACGCCGGGTCCTTCACGCCCGTGGACGCCCACAGCGGGCGCTGCGGCTTGGCGCCGGCGGTCTCGATCTCGCGCCAGCGGTCGGAGGAGAAGATCTCCTCGTAGGCCTCGAACGCGAGCCGGGCGTTGGCGATCGCGGCCTTGCCCCGCAGCGCCTTCGCCTCGTCGGTCCCGATCGCGTCGAGGCGCTTGTCGACCTCGGTGTCGACCCGGCTGACGAAGAAGGACGCGACGCTGCCGAGCTTGGTCACGTCGTGACCGTTGTCGATCGCCTTCTCCAGACCGGTCAGGAACGCGTCCACGACCGCCTTGTACCGCTCCAGCGAGAAGATCAGCGTCACGTTCACACTGATGCCCTGGGCAAGCGTCTCGGCGATCGCCGGGATGCCTTCCTTGGTGGCCGGGATCTTCACGAAGACGTTCTCCCGGCCGACGGTCTCCCACAGCTCCTTGGCCTGGGCGATCGTCTTCGCGGTGTCGCGGGCCAGCCCGGGCTCGACCTCGATCGAGACCCGGCCGTCGACACCCTCGGAGTCGTCGTAGACCGGCTTGAACAGGTCGGCGGCGTCCCGGACGTCGTCGGTGGTGATCACCCGGATCGCCTGGTCGGTGGAGACGCCGTCGGCGGCGAGGGTGTGCACCTGGTCGGCGTACGCGTTCGCGTCGGAGATGGCCTTGGCGAAGATCGTCGGGTTGGTGGTCACCCCGCTGACGTGCTGGTCGTGGATCAGGGTTTCCAGGCTGCCGCTGGTGAGCCGCTGCCGGGAGAGGTCGTCGAGCCAGATGGAAACCCCGGCGTCGGCGAGGTCTTTCAAACGATCGGTCATGTCCGAAGCCCTCCGAAATGTTCTGTTGTGGATGGTCAGTTGGCGGCGTAGGTGTCGGCCGGTCCGACCGGCCCGGCTGCTGCCCGGCTCGGCGCAACACCGCTGCCACCGAGCTCGGCGGCCGCCGCGATGCTGTCCTTGGCTGCCTGTACGACGGCGTCGGCGGTGATGCCGAACTCCGTGTACAGCCGCTGGTAGTCGGCCGAGGCGCCGTAGTGCTCCAGGCTCACACTGCGCCCGGCGTCACCGACGATCTCGCGCCAGCCCAGCTTGATCCCGGCCTCGACCGAGACGCGGGCGCGCACACCGGCCGGGATGACCGACTCGCGGTACGCGTCGTCCTGCTCGTCGAACCACTCGCGGGAGACCAGCGACACGACCCGGGCCTTGATGCCCTCGTCGGCCAGCGTCTTGCGGGCCTCGACGGCGAGCTGCAACTCCGAGCCGGTACCGATCAGGATCACGTCCGGGGTGCCCTCGGTGTCGAGCAGCGTGTAGCCGCCCTTGTGCACGTTCTCCGTGGTCGCGTAGCCGTCCGTACCGCGCGGGTAGGTCGGCACGTTCTGCCGGGTCAGCACCAGGCCGGCCGGACGGTCGGTGTGCTCGAGGATCGTCGCCCAGGCGGCCGCCGTCTCGTTCGCGTCGGCCGGGCGAACCACGTCCAGGCCCGGGATCGCCCGCAGTGCGGCCAGGTGCTCCACCGGCTGGTGCGTCGGGCCGTCCTCGCCGAGACCGATCGAGTCGTGCGTCCAGACGTAGGTGACGGGCAGCTTCATCAGCGCGGCCAGCCGGACCGACGGACGCATGTAGTCGCTGAAGACGAGGAACGTACCGCCGTACGGGCGGGTGCGGCCGTGCAGGGTGATGCCGTTCAGGATCGAGCCCATGCCGTGCTCGCGGATGCCGAAGTGCAGGACCCGGCCGTACTCGTTGCCCTGGAACTCCTTGGTGGCGTGCTCGGCCGGGATGAACGACGGCTGCCCCTTCGGGGTCGTGTTGTTCGAGCCCGCCAGGTCGGCCGAACCGCCCCACAACTCGGGCAGCTCCGGCGCGATCTTGGTGAGCACCTCACCGGAGGCGGCGCGGGTGGCGACGCCCTTCGCGTCGGCCTCCCAGCTCGGCAGCGCGTCGCGCCAGCCCTTCGGCAGTTCCCGCTTGCCCAGCCGGTCGAACAGCTCGGCGGCCTCGGGGTCGCCGGTCTTCCACGCGTCGAACTTCTGCGTCCACTCGTCCTGCAGCGCCTGGCCGCGCTCGATCGCCTTGCGGGTGTGCTCGATGACGTCCGCGGCGACCTCGAAGCTCTGCTCCGGGTCGAAACCGAGGATCTTCTTCGTCGCGGCGACCTCGGCGGCGCCCGCGGCCGAGCCGTGGATCTTGCCGGTGTTCTGCGCGTTCGGCGCCGGCCAGCCGATGATCGTGTGCAGCCGGATGAAGGTCGGCTTGTCGGTGACCGCGTGGCCGGCCTCGATCGCGTCGTACAGGGCCTGCACGTCTTCTTCGTAGCCGGTGCCGCCGTTGGTCCAGTCGACGTCGTGGACGTCCCAGCCGTACGCCGCGTAGCGGGCGGCCACGTCCTCGGAGAACGCGATGTTCGTGTCGTCCTCGATGGAGATCTTGTTCGCGTCGTAGATCAGCGTCAGGTTGCCGAGCTTCTGGTGACCCGCGAGCGACGACGCCTCGGCCGAGACGCCCTCCTCCAGGTCGCCGTCCGACGCGATCACGTAGATCCGGTGGTCGAACGAGCTCTGGCCGGCGGCGGTGTCCGGGTCGAACAGGCCGCGCTCACGACGAGCGGCCATCGCCATCCCGACCGCGTTGCCGACACCCTGGCCGAGCGGACCCGTGGTCGTCTCGACGCCAGGGGTGTGGCTGTACTCCGGGTGGCCCGGCGTCTGGCTGCCCCACGTCCGCAGGGACTTCAGGTCGTCCAGCTCCAGGCCGAAGCCGGCCAGGTACAGCTGGATGTAGAGCGTCAGGCTCGAATGCCCGGCCGACAACACGAAACGGTCCCGCCCGGCCCAGTGCGGGTCGGCCGGGTTGTGCCGCATCACCTTCTGGAACAGCAGATAGGCGGCGGGCGCGAGGCTCATCGCCGTACCGGGGTGGCCGTTGCCGACCTTCTCCACAGCATCCAGCGCGAGCACGCGTACGGTGTCGACCGCACGCTTGTCGAGCTCGGTCCAGTCAAGCTTGGGGCTGGTCTTCTCCGTCACGCCGGCGGCGCTCCTCTCGATGGCTGCGAACACTGCTCTGTCGGTGTCCGAGGGACCGGCCGGACCCGTGGGTCCCGTGCCGTGAGCGCCCCCGCGCTGCACCGTGTGCGAGCCTACTCGCCCGGGCGTCTCAGGCCCTTCATACCTCGCCAACCGGACATCCGGGTTGCTTGTTCCCGAACGTCTCGGACCTCACACAGGTACCCCGGCCGACACGTGGGTGCGGGTGGGTGCAGGGGAGTCCTACGGGGCGTCGTAGACTGTCGAACCGTCAGCGCCGGAACCCGGCGTCAACCCACTCAGTTCGAGGTGTTCGTGACGGCCGTCGACCCGCGTCCAGCCGCGACGACGTCGTACCCGGCGCCGCTGCCGACCGACCCAGCCCTGGAGATCGATCAGTCTCTGGTGACGCCGGGCCCGTCGGTGCGCGACGTGATCAAGGCGTACGTCGGTCTGACCAAGCCGCGCATCATCGAGCTCCTGCTGATCACGACCGTGCCGGTGATGTTCCTGGCCGCGGGTGGGGTGCCAGGGCTCGGTGTCGTCGCGGCGACCCTCCTCGGCGGCATCCTCGCCGCCGGCAGCGCGAACACGATCAACTGCGTGCTCGACCGCGACATCGACGAGCAGATGCGCCGCACCCGCCGCCGCCCGCTGCCGCGGCACGCGGTCAGCCCGCGCTCGGCGACGGTTTTCGGCGTTGTACTGGGAATTCTCGCCACCCTCGAG
The Kribbella voronezhensis DNA segment above includes these coding regions:
- the secG gene encoding preprotein translocase subunit SecG translates to MILAFQIVVVICSLILTLLVLLHKGRGGGLSDLFGGGVSSSLGGSSVAERNLDRITIGVGLIWFAAIVALGLLYKLG
- a CDS encoding glucose-6-phosphate isomerase, with product MSAPTVTAVNGDWAETIERLVAEKIASRIAAKDATVWGPEAESESAIRLNWVDLHETSRPLLAEIEALLADLRAEGLDRIVLAGMGGSSLAPEVITKTAGVELVVLDSTNPSVIARALAGDLQRTVIVVSSKSGGTVETDSQRRVFVKAFADAGIDAASRVVVVTDPGSPFEKLAADEGYRKTFLADPNVGGRYSALTAFGLVPSGLAGADIAELLDQAAEAAPVLQADSADNPALLLGAVLAGSPGRDKAIITADGTDIVGFPDWAEQLIAESTGKNGTGVLPVAVKGLHAPELHSNAPDITNALLADKATSDVPTALTSGSLGGQMLLWETATAVAGYLLGINPFDQPDVESAKKAARGLLDAQPEPEAAAFTDGAVEVRATEGLLDGVDTVKGALDSLLSKLGEDGYLAVMAYLDSERDENLISIRPALSSRTGRPVTFGWGPRFLHSTGQYHKGGHPQGVFLQITSSESTDVEIPDRPFSFGTLISAQAAGDAGVLADRGRPVLRLHLTDPAAGVEQLISLLDAPDKSEDGGA
- the zwf gene encoding glucose-6-phosphate dehydrogenase, with protein sequence MTAELDEEPTAPVNPLRDPQDRRLPRIAGPCSLVIFGVTGDLARKKLMPAVYDLANRGLLPPGFALVGFARRDFSNQDFAQIVHDSVKEHARTPFREEVWQQLAEGFRFVPGDLTDDEAFKRLKETVDELDVNRGTGGNHAFYLSIPPGLFPQVVQQLNEHGLTKETPGSWRRVVIEKPFGHDLKSARELNRVVESVFPPEAVFRIDHYLGKETVQNMLALRFANAMFEPVWNSHYVDHVQITMAEDIGIGGRAGYYDGIGAARDVIQNHLLQLLALIAMEEPVSFDAWSLRQEKKKVLAAVKLPERLDLHTARGQYAAGWAGGLKVKGYLQEDGIPADSATETFAALRVDVDTRRWAGVPFYLRTGKRLGRRVTEVAVMFKRAPHLPFTKTETEELGQNALVMRIQPDEGITMRFGAKVPGTMMEIRDVNMDFAYGGSFTESSPEAYERLILDVLLGDPPLFPQHTEVELGWKILDPVINYWAEHGKPEQYASGAWGPDSAHEMLARDGRAWRRP
- the tal gene encoding transaldolase translates to MTDRLKDLADAGVSIWLDDLSRQRLTSGSLETLIHDQHVSGVTTNPTIFAKAISDANAYADQVHTLAADGVSTDQAIRVITTDDVRDAADLFKPVYDDSEGVDGRVSIEVEPGLARDTAKTIAQAKELWETVGRENVFVKIPATKEGIPAIAETLAQGISVNVTLIFSLERYKAVVDAFLTGLEKAIDNGHDVTKLGSVASFFVSRVDTEVDKRLDAIGTDEAKALRGKAAIANARLAFEAYEEIFSSDRWREIETAGAKPQRPLWASTGVKDPAYKDTMYVEQLITRGVVNTMPQATIDAFADHGEVPGDTVRGKYDADRKVIADLEALGISYDEVVQVLEDEGVSKFDASWTELQDTVTSALKAATK
- a CDS encoding RNA polymerase-binding protein RbpA, which gives rise to MPGGGSAIRGSRVGAGPMGEAERGDTAPRQRVVFFCANGHETATVFAVEAAVPEAWDCPRCGLPTSTDVNNPPPPTKIEPYKTHLAYVKERRSESEAAEILEEALEKLRARRARGEVIF
- the pgl gene encoding 6-phosphogluconolactonase, translated to MSSPEILLNRDAEGLVHAVAARLITRLIDAQVAGGIAQVVLTGGRVAAKVYGAVAESPARHAIDWRRVEFWWGDERFLPAGDPERNETQARDALLSHVDVDPARVHPMAADSGQGPEAAAEAYAAELAASGVRTFDVLMLGVGPDGHVASLFPGYPELAEQDRWAVAVHDSPKPPPTRVSLTFPTLGRSREVWFVVSGDDKADAVATAVSGGDVPAATPRGLDRTLWLLDDAAASRLKSS
- a CDS encoding glucose-6-phosphate dehydrogenase assembly protein OpcA, which produces MIIDLTSTTSAEIASALLRARRNAGSPAMGMVGTIVVVVDEASHHDAMKAANEAGREHPSRVLVAILRPGRGAGGLDAEVRVGEGIPGEAVLLRLHGELAKVPESVITPLLLPDSPVIVWWPGGGPKVPNEDPLGALGRRRVTDAAATRRGADFTARAEGYAPGDTDFAWSRLTPWRALMAAALDQYPTKVTGAEVVSAKGNASADLMAAWLQCRLGVPVEQRNSRGPGITAVRMFTPAGPIALTRPDGAVATFSIPGQPDRPVALKRRNTSELLSEELRRLDPDDVYAQTLGCLVEREKMPASAKTVSDVDRRSAQTAAEKAAARTTKVSGKAASPELEAAARSGGGRASSSAQKSSTAQKTAGRKTAAKKTVAKKASAAAKSARKSATAKKAVAKKAPARKAAAKKVAGR
- the tkt gene encoding transketolase, coding for MTEKTSPKLDWTELDKRAVDTVRVLALDAVEKVGNGHPGTAMSLAPAAYLLFQKVMRHNPADPHWAGRDRFVLSAGHSSLTLYIQLYLAGFGLELDDLKSLRTWGSQTPGHPEYSHTPGVETTTGPLGQGVGNAVGMAMAARRERGLFDPDTAAGQSSFDHRIYVIASDGDLEEGVSAEASSLAGHQKLGNLTLIYDANKISIEDDTNIAFSEDVAARYAAYGWDVHDVDWTNGGTGYEEDVQALYDAIEAGHAVTDKPTFIRLHTIIGWPAPNAQNTGKIHGSAAGAAEVAATKKILGFDPEQSFEVAADVIEHTRKAIERGQALQDEWTQKFDAWKTGDPEAAELFDRLGKRELPKGWRDALPSWEADAKGVATRAASGEVLTKIAPELPELWGGSADLAGSNNTTPKGQPSFIPAEHATKEFQGNEYGRVLHFGIREHGMGSILNGITLHGRTRPYGGTFLVFSDYMRPSVRLAALMKLPVTYVWTHDSIGLGEDGPTHQPVEHLAALRAIPGLDVVRPADANETAAAWATILEHTDRPAGLVLTRQNVPTYPRGTDGYATTENVHKGGYTLLDTEGTPDVILIGTGSELQLAVEARKTLADEGIKARVVSLVSREWFDEQDDAYRESVIPAGVRARVSVEAGIKLGWREIVGDAGRSVSLEHYGASADYQRLYTEFGITADAVVQAAKDSIAAAAELGGSGVAPSRAAAGPVGPADTYAAN